From Pseudomonas sp. G2-4:
AGGAGTTGCCGGTAGGGCGTCTGAATAACGTCGATGTGCGGGCGAACTTCAAGTTGGGTGAGCGCACGGTGGATCTGGCGGCGGCCAGCAACCGTGACCGCAACAGCCTCAGCCTGTTCAGCATTGACCGCACCAGCGGCGAGCTGCGCGAAGCCGGCGAGATCCCCACCTCGCTCAAGGAAATCTACGGCATCTGCCTGTTCCAGCCCAACGAAGGCGAACTGTATGCCTTCGCCAACGGCAAGGACGGTCGCTATTTGCAGTACCGGCTCAGCGCACCGGATGGTGTGGTGAAAGGTGAACTGGTGCGCCAGTTCAGCGTCGCCAGCCAACCCGAAGGTTGTGTCGCCGATGAGCCGCGCCAGCGTTTGTTTCTGGGTGAGGAAGACGTCGGTGTCTGGGCGGTGGATGCCCGGGCTGACCAGCCAGCGACATTGAGCAGCGTGATCAAGGTTGGCCCAGCGTTGCACGCTGACGTCGAGGGCATCGCCCTGTATCAGGGGAGCGGCGGCGATTACCTGGTGATCTCCAGCCAGGGCAACGACAGTTACCTGGTGCTCGACGCCGAGCCACCGTATGCCATACGTGGCGCTTTTCGAGTGGGCTTGAACGCCGCCGCAGGCATTGACGGCGCCTCGGAAACCGATGGCCTGGAAGTCACCTCGGTGAATCTGGGCGGGCCTTGGAACCAAGGGATGCTAGTGGTCCAGGACGGACGCAAGCGTATGCCCGAGCAAACCCAGAATTTCAAGTTCGTGCCCTGGGCCGAGGTGGCAAAAGCGCTGCGCCTGCCTTGAGCAACGTTGTCATCAACCGGTCACGAACATTTCATCGAATAGCGGCCAGACAGGAGTTCTACCCATGCAAGCCACTTTGGAACACATGACGATCTGGGGCCTGATCAGTGACGCGAGTCTGCTGGTCAAGGCGGTCATGCTCACGCTGTTGTTGGCCTCGCTGCTGAGTTGGTACCTCATCATCCAGCGCGGCGCTGTGTTGCAGCGTAACGAGCGACAGTTCAAGGGGTTCATCCAGCGCTTTCGCAGCGCTCAGGATCTGTTGCCGCTGTACCGGGACACTGCCCAGGCTCGGGAAGAGGACGGCGGAGTTACGCCGATTTTCCAGGCAGGGGTATTGGCCTTCACTCAACTCAACCAGCCTTCGAGCACACCACAAGTGGTGCTTGAGGGTGTCGAGCGTTCGCTGCAGGTGGCAATCAGCGAACAGGAAGTGCAGCTGGAAAAAGGCCTGCAGTTTCTCGCCACCGTCGGCTCAGTGAGCCCTTACATCGGTTTGTTCGGCACCGTCTGGGGGATCATGAATGCTTTTATCGGCTTGTCCCAAGTGCAACAGGCCAGCCTTTCCACCGTTGCTCCGGGCATCGCCGAAGCCTTGATCGCCACGGCCATCGGCCTGTTCGCCGCGATCCCGGCGGTGATTGCCTACAACCGTTTTGCCGCCCGCGGCCAGACGTTGTTGACCCGTTACTACGCCTTCGGCAACGAATTTCAGGCCCGCCTGCACCACAAGCTGCACGGTACCCCGGTGAACCTGGCCGCGGCCGCTTGAAAGGAGAGGGCAGATGTTAGTCAAACCACAACGCAAGCACGGACCCAAGGCCGAAATGAACGTAGTGCCCTACATCGACGTCATGTTGGTGCTGCTGGTGATATTCATGGTCACCGCACCGATGCTGACCCAGGGCGTGAAGATCGAACTGCCCAAGGTCGCCAGCGAGGCCCTGGCCAATGACAGCCACCAGCAAATTCTGACCTTGTCAGTGAAGGCTGAGGGTGGCTACTACTGGAACCTTGGTGGCGAGCTGGACACCCGCAACCAGACCGACAGTGCCGTGGACCTGGACCAGATGCGCATCAAAGTGGCGCAGGTCATCGCCGAGCGCAGCGACACCCAGGTGTATATCCGTGCCGACGATCACGCCGACTACGGCCGAGTCGTCGCGGCCATGGCCGCCTTGCAGCAGGGCGGCGTGAGCAACTTGGGACTGGTGACCGAGGCACCGCAATGACGGCGATGATCATGCACAGTCCCACCGTGCACTTTCCCGCGTTGGCGCGCCATGGCGTTTGGAGAAACAGCCTAGCGGCAGGGCTCGCCGTGGCCTTGCACGCGGGGGTGGTTGGGTTGCTGGTGTGGGGCTGGACCGTGGAGAAACCAGCTGCCCAGGCGCCTCGGGTGCTGCATACGCAGCTGGTGATGTTGCCTGCGTCACCGGCACCCGAAGCCCCAGCACCGGCCCCGATTGCAGCGCCACCGGTGGAGTCCGCCCCGGTGCCGGTTGAAATGCCCCACCCTGCAGCAGCCAAACCCGTCGTGGATCCGAGTGTCCAGGCGCAAAGACTGGAACAGGCGACCCTGGCCCGCAAGCGGGTCGAGGATCAGAAACGCGAGCAACAAGCCCAACAGCAACGTGAACGCCAGGAGCAGGAACGGCGTCAGCACGAAGCCGAGCAGCAGGTCGCCGAGCGACAGCGTCAGGCGCAACAGGCGCAAGCGCTCGCACAACAGCGCGCCGAACAGGCACGCCTGGCCGCAGCCGACAGCCGCAGCTATCAACCCCTGAGCAAAGCAGCCCCGGATTACCCGCAGCGGGCGCTGGACAAGGGACTGGAAGGCGACTGCACCGTGGAGTACAGCGTGACGCCGGACGGACGGATCGACAGCCCCAAAGTGCTCGACGGTTGCCACCCGCTGTTCATCCGACCGTCCCTGGCCGCCGCCCAGACCTTCCGCTACCAACCGCGGATCGTCGAAGGCAAAGCCGTGACAGTGCCGGCAGTGCGTAACACTTTTCACTACCGGATCAAATAAAACGCAAAATCCCGACAGCTCAAGCAAGGCCCCCAAAGAGCGCGTGCTCGTGATCGACGACAGTGGACGCGTCGAAAACAAACCTGCTTTTTTGGAGAGCTGACATGACTGACTTCACACCCACCCCCAACGAAATCGCCGGCAAAGTGGTATTGGTCACCGGTGCGGCCAGCGGCATCGGCCGGGCAATCGCCGAGTTATTCCATGCCCGCGGCGCGAAGGTCATTGCCGAGGACATCAACCCGCAGGTGAACGCGTTGGAACAACCTGGCCTGGTGCCGTTCCTGGCGGATATCACTGAAGACGGCAGCGCTGAAGCCGCCGTTGCGCTGGCGCAGGAGCGTTTCGGTCGGCTCGATGTGCTGGTGAATAATGCCGGGCGAATTCTCTACAAGCCTTTCGTGGAAATGACCCGCGAAGATTGGAACTGGCAGATGGAAACCAACGTGACCGGCGCCTTCCTGCATTCACGCGAAGCCATGAAAGCGATGATGAAGCAGCAGTCGGGCGCCATCGTAAACATAGCGTCCTATGCGTCTTATTTCGCCTTCCCCGGCATCGCGGCCTACACCGCCTCCAAGGGTGCCCTGGCCCAGCTGACCCGGACCCAGGCCCTGGAGGCTATCGAGCATGGGATTCGGGTCAATGCCATCGGCGTCGGTGATGTGGTCACTCATCTGCTTGATCACTTCATGGAAGATGGCCAGGGTTTCCTGGCCGAGCACGGCAAGTCCGCGCCCATCGGCCGGGCGGCGTCACCCACGGAGATCGCCGAAATCGTCGCATTCCTGGCCTCGGAGCGCGCCAGTTTCATGGTTGGCTCGGTGGTTATGGCTGATGGTGGGATGAGTGTTGCAGTAGGCGGCTGACCAGCATTGGCTTTTTGTGGCGAGGGAGCTTGCTCCCGCTCGACTGCGCAGCAGGCGCTCTATATTGGGTCTGCTTCGCAGCCCAGCGGGAGCAAGCTCCCTCGCCACAGGTTATTGTGTTCACTTCACCTGCGGTAATGACTCGGCACAACCCCCACCTCGCGGCGAAATATCTGGGAGAAGTGACTGGCGCTGCCATACCCGACTTCCAGGCCGATATCGATGATGCTGCGCTCGGTTTCGATCAGCAGTTGCCGGGCCCGAGCCATTCGCAACTGGATGAAATACTGCGACGGCGAACGCCCCGTGGCGCGTTTGAACAGCCGGCTGAAGTGGTATTCGCTCATGCTGATGGCCTGCGCCAAGTCGCCAAGGCTGAAGTTATCGGCCAGCCGTTGTTCCATTAGCTCGACAACCCGTTTGAGCTTGAAGGCGGGCAGGGCATTGCGCCCGGACATGTCATCGGCCTCGGCATTCCGATAATGACGCGCCAGGTGCACCGCCAGGCATTGCGCCACGCCCTGGATCAGTAACGCGCTGGTTTCGCCGCGCCGGGTCAGTTCCAATCGAATCTGTTCGAGCAGTGCCGAAAGCACGTCATCCCGTCCACCTGAGACTTCCCGCAAGCGGATCGCGGCGCTACCGCCGGTTTCGGCAATGGCGCGTTCCAGCAGCGGCAACCCCAGGTAAACGTGCATGACCACGAACGGCTCGGTACCGCTGGCTTGCCAGCGCATTTCATAGGGCACGGGTGATGCGGTCAGGAAAAAATCGCCGCGCCGCACCGAACTCGAAAGCCAATCCTCATGTTCGTCGCGCTCTTCGACAACGGCCTCTCCGGATAACACCCAAACGAGCAACGGCTCGGCCACCGCCGGCACGATCACGCGTTCTTCCGTGCGTTCGCGGACAAAGATCTCGACCAGGACATCCTGCGACGAGACACCGTCGGACGTCGCCAGGCACTCGCCGCGAATGTACGCTTGCAGACCGGTTGCCGATGTTCTCTGGATGATGTCCATACTCGACGCTCTCAATGCCTGCCGCCAGGCTAGACCGAATCGACCGCCGGCCGGTGCTGGCGCAACAGCTCGATCTGCTGGGATGGAATCAACTCACGCAACGCCTTATAGAGCGCCCGAGTCTCCAGCAGGTTCCAGACCCGCAGCATGGTTTCCAGTGCATCCAGGGGTTTACTGATGAAGTCTCGGGCGCCGAGGGCCAGGGCACGCAGGCGGGTGTCGCGGGTGGCGTCGGCGGTCAGCACCAGGATCGGCAGGTAGTCGTTGGCCGGGATGCGCCGGTTGAGTTGTTCCAGCACGGCAAAGCCATCGAACGCGGGCATGTGCAGGTCCAAGATGACCAGGTCCGGTTCGAAGCTGTTGAACAGATCCAGGGTGCGCAGGGGCTCGGTGCTGCTCAGCACGTTGTGCAAGCCTTCGCGGGCCAGCAGTTGTTCCATCAGGTCCAGGTTGGGGCGCTGATCATCGACGATCAGGATGCGCAAGTCGCGATTCATGCGGGCTCCGGTAGATAGTGTTCGAGGTGGCCGAGGAAGGCCTGGATATGAATAGGCTTGGTCAGGACCGCCGTGGCGCCGGCTTCGTGGAGGGTGCGGCGAGTCAGGTCGCTGGCATCGGCGGTGATCATCAGCACCGGCGTCGATGCGGTGGCCCGGGAGTCGCGCAGGCGTCGCAACACCTCCAGGCCGTCCAGGTCCGGCAGGGTCACGTCCAGCAGGATCAGTTGCGGCGCGTGCTGGCGAGCCAGGTCCAGGCCCATCTGGCCCTGCATGCTCGACAACAACTGAATGCCGGGGCGACGCTGCATCAGCGTCTCGATCAATGCGAGGCTCGACAGGTTGTCTTCGATGCACAGCACTTTGCCGTGATATTCCACTGGAGGACGCGTTACCGCCAGGGGCGCAACGGGCGGCAACTGGCTGCCGGACACCTGGGCGCCCGGTAGTTGCAGGGTGAAGCGGCAACCTTGTCCCGGTTCACTGTGGACCTCGAGGTGGCCCTGCATCATCTCCAGCAGGCTCTTGCTCAACGACAGCCCCAGGCCGGTGCCTTCGACCTGGGGATCGGCGCCCAGGCGTTCGAAGGGCTTGAACAGTTGATCCAGCTGTTCAAGGGCAATGCCATGCCCGGTATCGCTGACGGCAATGCTCACTTGGCGGGCCTGGACGGTGACGGCAATGCGCACTTCACCGCCCGGGCGGTTGTACTTGATGGCGTTGGACAACAGGTTGAGCAGCACCTGCACCAGGCGCTGACGATCGGCAAGCACACCGCTGCCATCAGGTAGCGGCGGCAGCTCGGCCAGATGAATCCCGGCATCCGCCGCCATGGGCGAAACCAGGGTCAGGGCTTCGTGCAACACCGTCGACAGGGCGATCGGTTCAATGTTCAGCGGCAGGCGCCCGGCCTCGATCCGGGCGATGTCCAGCACCTCATTGATCAACGCCAGCAAATGCTGGCCGGCGCGCAGGATGTGGCCGACCTGAGGACGCTGGCCCGCCGTGGAGTCCATGTCCAGCAGTTGCGCGAAACCGAGGATGGCATTCAGCGGCGTGCGCAGTTCGTGGCTCATGCGCGAGAGAAACTCACTCTTGGCCCGACTGGCGCTTTCCGCTTCTTCGCGGGCGGTGCGCAGGGCAATCTCGGCGGCGCGGCGGTCGGTGATGTCGCGGGTGATCTTGGAAAAGCCGCGCAGGACGCCGGTACTGTCATATTGGGCGGTGATGACCACGCTGGCCCAGAAGCGGCTGCCGTCCTTGCGACACCGCCAGCCTTCTTCCATGTAGTGACCGTCGCGGGTGGCCTCGCGCAGGGCCATGTCCGGGTGCGCGGGGCATTCTTCAGCCAGGTAGAACAGCGAAAAATGCCGCCCGAGGATTTCCTGCTCGGTGTAGCCCTTGATCCGTTCGGCGCCTGCGTTCCAAGTGGTCACGTAGCCCTGGGCATCCAGCGCGAAAATCCCATAGTCCTTCACGCCATCGATGATCAGCCGCAGGCGCTCTTCGTTATCGCGCAGGGCTCGCTCACGTTCGGCCAGCAGTTGCCCGGCCTCCACCAGGCGAGTGCCCAGTTGGCCGATTTCGTCTTGCTCCGGCGGTTGCGGCAACAGGGGTTGGCCCAATGCCAGGCGCTGGGCGTTGCCTTGCACCTGCTGGACCCGGGCGACAATGCCCTTGGACAGGAACAGCACCGCGACAATGGCACCGAACAGTCCGCAGACCGCCGCCAACAGAGTGGCGAACAACAGCCGCATACGCGTGGCCGAGGCAGCGGCGCTGCGGTCGGCGAGCAAGGCGTCCTCGCGAACGCGCATGGCGCTGATCTGCTCGCGCAGCACATCCAGCACCTGTTTGTTCTCGATCAGGATCGCGGTGATGGCCTCGGTGTCCTCGCCCTTGGTGCTGCGCAAGGCGATCAGCCCGTTGAGTTTGTCGGCGATCAGTGGGGTGATGGTCTTGAGGTACTCGCGCATCCTGGGGTCGCGGATGTTGTGGTCCAGCCGTTGCAATGCGGCCTGGATCAGCGGCGTGGCCTGTTCGTAGCTGGGCAGGAAGTCTTCGCGGCGGGTCAGCAGGTAACCGCGCACGCTCGCCGCAGCTTCGGCCAACAGGGTATGGACGGTCTGGATGTCGCCCTGGACCAGCAACACCCGGCGTACGTCTTCTTCGGCCCGGGCGGTCTGGCGTTCGGTGATGTAGATCAGCACCAGCGACAGCAGCAGGACCACCAGCGGCAGGGAAATCACCACCAGCGCCTTGCCCCGCAAGGGCAGGTCGGCCCAGCGGCGAGCGGCGAGAAACCTCATGGCCATTGCCCGCTGGGTTGCGCCACCAATCCGAGGGCAACACCGCGCACCGCTGCCTGGGTCCGATCGGCGGCCCCGAGCTTGCCGATGACTCGTTCCACATGGGCCTTGGCGGTGCCGGGGGCAATGCCGAGTTTTTCGCCGATTTCACGGTTGCTGAAACCGCCGGCCACCAGCCCCAGGACCTGGCGCTCTCGCGTTGTCAGGGCCTGGACTGGGCTTTCGCCACTGGCGCCGCGCTCGGCCATGCGCCGCAACAGCCGCGCGCTGACCGAGCTGTTCAACGCCTCTTCGCCCCGGGCGACCCGTTTGAGCGCATCCAGCACTTCATCGCGGCTGGCGTCCTTGAGCAGATAACCGACAGCGCCCGCGCCGATGGCGGCCTCCAGGTGGTCGGGGCTGTCATCCATGGTGAAGATCACCACTTTGATCGCAGGCTGGCGCTGTTGCAGGATGCGCGCCGCCCCCAGGCCGTTGAGCACCGGCATGCGAATGTCGAGAATCGCGATGTCCGGCTTTAGCCGCTCGCAGAGATCAAGAGC
This genomic window contains:
- the tolQ gene encoding protein TolQ — its product is MQATLEHMTIWGLISDASLLVKAVMLTLLLASLLSWYLIIQRGAVLQRNERQFKGFIQRFRSAQDLLPLYRDTAQAREEDGGVTPIFQAGVLAFTQLNQPSSTPQVVLEGVERSLQVAISEQEVQLEKGLQFLATVGSVSPYIGLFGTVWGIMNAFIGLSQVQQASLSTVAPGIAEALIATAIGLFAAIPAVIAYNRFAARGQTLLTRYYAFGNEFQARLHHKLHGTPVNLAAAA
- the tolR gene encoding protein TolR, whose translation is MLVKPQRKHGPKAEMNVVPYIDVMLVLLVIFMVTAPMLTQGVKIELPKVASEALANDSHQQILTLSVKAEGGYYWNLGGELDTRNQTDSAVDLDQMRIKVAQVIAERSDTQVYIRADDHADYGRVVAAMAALQQGGVSNLGLVTEAPQ
- a CDS encoding energy transducer TonB — translated: MTAMIMHSPTVHFPALARHGVWRNSLAAGLAVALHAGVVGLLVWGWTVEKPAAQAPRVLHTQLVMLPASPAPEAPAPAPIAAPPVESAPVPVEMPHPAAAKPVVDPSVQAQRLEQATLARKRVEDQKREQQAQQQRERQEQERRQHEAEQQVAERQRQAQQAQALAQQRAEQARLAAADSRSYQPLSKAAPDYPQRALDKGLEGDCTVEYSVTPDGRIDSPKVLDGCHPLFIRPSLAAAQTFRYQPRIVEGKAVTVPAVRNTFHYRIK
- a CDS encoding SDR family oxidoreductase, whose product is MTDFTPTPNEIAGKVVLVTGAASGIGRAIAELFHARGAKVIAEDINPQVNALEQPGLVPFLADITEDGSAEAAVALAQERFGRLDVLVNNAGRILYKPFVEMTREDWNWQMETNVTGAFLHSREAMKAMMKQQSGAIVNIASYASYFAFPGIAAYTASKGALAQLTRTQALEAIEHGIRVNAIGVGDVVTHLLDHFMEDGQGFLAEHGKSAPIGRAASPTEIAEIVAFLASERASFMVGSVVMADGGMSVAVGG
- a CDS encoding helix-turn-helix domain-containing protein — translated: MDIIQRTSATGLQAYIRGECLATSDGVSSQDVLVEIFVRERTEERVIVPAVAEPLLVWVLSGEAVVEERDEHEDWLSSSVRRGDFFLTASPVPYEMRWQASGTEPFVVMHVYLGLPLLERAIAETGGSAAIRLREVSGGRDDVLSALLEQIRLELTRRGETSALLIQGVAQCLAVHLARHYRNAEADDMSGRNALPAFKLKRVVELMEQRLADNFSLGDLAQAISMSEYHFSRLFKRATGRSPSQYFIQLRMARARQLLIETERSIIDIGLEVGYGSASHFSQIFRREVGVVPSHYRR
- a CDS encoding response regulator; translation: MNRDLRILIVDDQRPNLDLMEQLLAREGLHNVLSSTEPLRTLDLFNSFEPDLVILDLHMPAFDGFAVLEQLNRRIPANDYLPILVLTADATRDTRLRALALGARDFISKPLDALETMLRVWNLLETRALYKALRELIPSQQIELLRQHRPAVDSV
- a CDS encoding ATP-binding protein — encoded protein: MRFLAARRWADLPLRGKALVVISLPLVVLLLSLVLIYITERQTARAEEDVRRVLLVQGDIQTVHTLLAEAAASVRGYLLTRREDFLPSYEQATPLIQAALQRLDHNIRDPRMREYLKTITPLIADKLNGLIALRSTKGEDTEAITAILIENKQVLDVLREQISAMRVREDALLADRSAAASATRMRLLFATLLAAVCGLFGAIVAVLFLSKGIVARVQQVQGNAQRLALGQPLLPQPPEQDEIGQLGTRLVEAGQLLAERERALRDNEERLRLIIDGVKDYGIFALDAQGYVTTWNAGAERIKGYTEQEILGRHFSLFYLAEECPAHPDMALREATRDGHYMEEGWRCRKDGSRFWASVVITAQYDSTGVLRGFSKITRDITDRRAAEIALRTAREEAESASRAKSEFLSRMSHELRTPLNAILGFAQLLDMDSTAGQRPQVGHILRAGQHLLALINEVLDIARIEAGRLPLNIEPIALSTVLHEALTLVSPMAADAGIHLAELPPLPDGSGVLADRQRLVQVLLNLLSNAIKYNRPGGEVRIAVTVQARQVSIAVSDTGHGIALEQLDQLFKPFERLGADPQVEGTGLGLSLSKSLLEMMQGHLEVHSEPGQGCRFTLQLPGAQVSGSQLPPVAPLAVTRPPVEYHGKVLCIEDNLSSLALIETLMQRRPGIQLLSSMQGQMGLDLARQHAPQLILLDVTLPDLDGLEVLRRLRDSRATASTPVLMITADASDLTRRTLHEAGATAVLTKPIHIQAFLGHLEHYLPEPA
- a CDS encoding response regulator transcription factor; this encodes MTPPLRLLLADDHEVTRTGFISMLGGSPGFEVVGQARDGQEALDLCERLKPDIAILDIRMPVLNGLGAARILQQRQPAIKVVIFTMDDSPDHLEAAIGAGAVGYLLKDASRDEVLDALKRVARGEEALNSSVSARLLRRMAERGASGESPVQALTTRERQVLGLVAGGFSNREIGEKLGIAPGTAKAHVERVIGKLGAADRTQAAVRGVALGLVAQPSGQWP